A stretch of the Macaca mulatta isolate MMU2019108-1 chromosome 14, T2T-MMU8v2.0, whole genome shotgun sequence genome encodes the following:
- the LGALS12 gene encoding galectin-12 isoform X7, with product MPVFLPRTRSSADSPPPQPPSELYLIPLRVGLVWSLEVTRCPPRAAPDSIKTLQGAGETNSWESCSRHLGPGTGESAQWGQGSWNKDLQLDLPHPHVTWRKTGPNSRQLHSATASLPPGGSLCHDNFWRPACRQDGHAARSGPSRCTQVDFQCGCSLCPRPDIAFHFNPRFHTTKPHVICNTLHGGRWQREARWPHLALQKGSSFLILFLFGNEEVKVSVNGQHFLHFRYRLPLSHVDTLGIFGDILVEAVGFLNINPFVEGSREYPAGHPFLLMSPRLVSEPPSCSIRAGGAVWEVPCSHALPQGLWPGQVIIVRALVLQEPKQQSLALVPQAGVK from the exons ATGCCAGTCTTCCTCCCCCGGACACGGAGTTCTGCCGACAGCCCCCCACCACAACCCCCGTCAGAGCTCTACCTTATACCGCTGCGAGTGGGGCTGGTGTGGAGCCTGGAGGTCACCCGCTGCCCTCCCAGGGCTGCTCCGGACAGCATTAAGACCCTGCAGGGCGCAGGTGAGACTAACAGCTGGGAGAGCTGCTCCAGGCATTTAGGACCTGGGACAGGTGAGTCAGCCCAGTGGGGGCAGGGCTCCTGGAACAAGGATCTACAGCTGGACTTGCCCCACCCTCATGTCACCTGGAGAAAAACTGGACCCAATTCCCGACAGCTTCATTCTGCAACCGCCAGTCTTCCACCCG GTGGTTCCTTATGTCACGACAATTTTTGGAGGCCTGCATGCAGGCAAGATGGTCATGCTGCAAGGAGTGGTCCCTCTAGATGCACACAG GTGGACTTCCAGTGTGGCTGCAGCCTGTGTCCCCGGCCAGATATCGCCTTCCACTTCAACCCTCGTTTTCATACCACCAAGCCCCACGTCATCTGCAACACTCTGCATGGTGGACGCTGGCAAAGGGAGGCCCGGTGGCCCCACCTGGCCCTGCAGAAAGGCTCCAGCTTCctcatcctctttctctttgggaATGAGGAAGTGAAG gTGAGTGTGAATGGACAGCACTTTCTCCACTTCCGCTACCGGCTCCCACTGTCTCATGTGGACACGCTGGGCATATTTGGTGACATTCTGGTAGAGGCTGTTGGATTCCTGAACATCAAT CCATTCGTGGAGGGCAGCAGAGAGTACCCAGCTGGACAC CCTTTCCTGCTGATGAGCCCCAGGCTGGTGAGTGAACCTCCCTCCTGCTCCATCAGGGCTGGGGGCGCAGTCTGG GAGGTGCCCTGCTCACATGCTCTTCCCCAGGGTCTCTGGCCCGGGCAGGTCATCATAGTGCGGGCACTGGTCTTGCAAGAGCCCAAGCA acaaagtctcgctcttgtcccccaggctggagtgaaatga
- the LGALS12 gene encoding galectin-12 isoform X8: protein MPVFLPRTRSSADSPPPQPPSELYLIPLRVGLVWSLEVTRCPPRAAPDSIKTLQGAGETNSWESCSRHLGPGTGESAQWGQGSWNKDLQLDLPHPHVTWRKTGPNSRQLHSATASLPPGGSLCHDNFWRPACRQDGHAARSGPSRCTQVDFQCGCSLCPRPDIAFHFNPRFHTTKPHVICNTLHGGRWQREARWPHLALQKGSSFLILFLFGNEEVKVSVNGQHFLHFRYRLPLSHVDTLGIFGDILVEAVGFLNINPFVEGSREYPAGHPFLLMSPRLEVPCSHALPQGLWPGQVIIVRALVLQEPKQQNSGLDIPLGAEEADLSPLPLLPPEIL, encoded by the exons ATGCCAGTCTTCCTCCCCCGGACACGGAGTTCTGCCGACAGCCCCCCACCACAACCCCCGTCAGAGCTCTACCTTATACCGCTGCGAGTGGGGCTGGTGTGGAGCCTGGAGGTCACCCGCTGCCCTCCCAGGGCTGCTCCGGACAGCATTAAGACCCTGCAGGGCGCAGGTGAGACTAACAGCTGGGAGAGCTGCTCCAGGCATTTAGGACCTGGGACAGGTGAGTCAGCCCAGTGGGGGCAGGGCTCCTGGAACAAGGATCTACAGCTGGACTTGCCCCACCCTCATGTCACCTGGAGAAAAACTGGACCCAATTCCCGACAGCTTCATTCTGCAACCGCCAGTCTTCCACCCG GTGGTTCCTTATGTCACGACAATTTTTGGAGGCCTGCATGCAGGCAAGATGGTCATGCTGCAAGGAGTGGTCCCTCTAGATGCACACAG GTGGACTTCCAGTGTGGCTGCAGCCTGTGTCCCCGGCCAGATATCGCCTTCCACTTCAACCCTCGTTTTCATACCACCAAGCCCCACGTCATCTGCAACACTCTGCATGGTGGACGCTGGCAAAGGGAGGCCCGGTGGCCCCACCTGGCCCTGCAGAAAGGCTCCAGCTTCctcatcctctttctctttgggaATGAGGAAGTGAAG gTGAGTGTGAATGGACAGCACTTTCTCCACTTCCGCTACCGGCTCCCACTGTCTCATGTGGACACGCTGGGCATATTTGGTGACATTCTGGTAGAGGCTGTTGGATTCCTGAACATCAAT CCATTCGTGGAGGGCAGCAGAGAGTACCCAGCTGGACAC CCTTTCCTGCTGATGAGCCCCAGGCTG GAGGTGCCCTGCTCACATGCTCTTCCCCAGGGTCTCTGGCCCGGGCAGGTCATCATAGTGCGGGCACTGGTCTTGCAAGAGCCCAAGCA ACAGAACTCTGGCCTGGATATCCCCCTGGGGGCAGAAGAAGCTGATCTCAGCCCCCTTCCTCTTTTACCCCCAGAGATTCTTTGA
- the LGALS12 gene encoding galectin-12 isoform X9: MPVFLPRTRSSADSPPPQPPSELYLIPLRVGLVWSLEVTRCPPRAAPDSIKTLQGAGETNSWESCSRHLGPGTGESAQWGQGSWNKDLQLDLPHPHVTWRKTGPNSRQLHSATASLPPGGSLCHDNFWRPACRQDGHAARSGPSRCTQVDFQCGCSLCPRPDIAFHFNPRFHTTKPHVICNTLHGGRWQREARWPHLALQKGSSFLILFLFGNEEVKVSVNGQHFLHFRYRLPLSHVDTLGIFGDILVEAVGFLNINPFVEGSREYPAGHPFLLMSPRLVSEPPSCSIRAGGAVWEVPCSHALPQGLWPGQVIIVRALVLQEPKQCCSCARREG; encoded by the exons ATGCCAGTCTTCCTCCCCCGGACACGGAGTTCTGCCGACAGCCCCCCACCACAACCCCCGTCAGAGCTCTACCTTATACCGCTGCGAGTGGGGCTGGTGTGGAGCCTGGAGGTCACCCGCTGCCCTCCCAGGGCTGCTCCGGACAGCATTAAGACCCTGCAGGGCGCAGGTGAGACTAACAGCTGGGAGAGCTGCTCCAGGCATTTAGGACCTGGGACAGGTGAGTCAGCCCAGTGGGGGCAGGGCTCCTGGAACAAGGATCTACAGCTGGACTTGCCCCACCCTCATGTCACCTGGAGAAAAACTGGACCCAATTCCCGACAGCTTCATTCTGCAACCGCCAGTCTTCCACCCG GTGGTTCCTTATGTCACGACAATTTTTGGAGGCCTGCATGCAGGCAAGATGGTCATGCTGCAAGGAGTGGTCCCTCTAGATGCACACAG GTGGACTTCCAGTGTGGCTGCAGCCTGTGTCCCCGGCCAGATATCGCCTTCCACTTCAACCCTCGTTTTCATACCACCAAGCCCCACGTCATCTGCAACACTCTGCATGGTGGACGCTGGCAAAGGGAGGCCCGGTGGCCCCACCTGGCCCTGCAGAAAGGCTCCAGCTTCctcatcctctttctctttgggaATGAGGAAGTGAAG gTGAGTGTGAATGGACAGCACTTTCTCCACTTCCGCTACCGGCTCCCACTGTCTCATGTGGACACGCTGGGCATATTTGGTGACATTCTGGTAGAGGCTGTTGGATTCCTGAACATCAAT CCATTCGTGGAGGGCAGCAGAGAGTACCCAGCTGGACAC CCTTTCCTGCTGATGAGCCCCAGGCTGGTGAGTGAACCTCCCTCCTGCTCCATCAGGGCTGGGGGCGCAGTCTGG GAGGTGCCCTGCTCACATGCTCTTCCCCAGGGTCTCTGGCCCGGGCAGGTCATCATAGTGCGGGCACTGGTCTTGCAAGAGCCCAAGCA GTGCTGCTCCTGTGCCAGGAGGGAGGGCTGA
- the LGALS12 gene encoding galectin-12 isoform X16 yields the protein MPVFLPRTRSSADSPPPQPPSELYLIPLRVGLVWSLEVTRCPPRAAPDSIKTLQGAGETNSWESCSRHLGPGTGESAQWGQGSWNKDLQLDLPHPHVTWRKTGPNSRQLHSATASLPPGGSLCHDNFWRPACRQDGHAARSGPSRCTQVDFQCGCSLCPRPDIAFHFNPRFHTTKPHVICNTLHGGRWQREARWPHLALQKGSSFLILFLFGNEEVKVSVNGQHFLHFRYRLPLSHVDTLGIFGDILVEAVGFLNINPFVEGSREYPAGHPFLLMSPRLEVPCSHALPQGLWPGQVIIVRALVLQEPKQCCSCARREG from the exons ATGCCAGTCTTCCTCCCCCGGACACGGAGTTCTGCCGACAGCCCCCCACCACAACCCCCGTCAGAGCTCTACCTTATACCGCTGCGAGTGGGGCTGGTGTGGAGCCTGGAGGTCACCCGCTGCCCTCCCAGGGCTGCTCCGGACAGCATTAAGACCCTGCAGGGCGCAGGTGAGACTAACAGCTGGGAGAGCTGCTCCAGGCATTTAGGACCTGGGACAGGTGAGTCAGCCCAGTGGGGGCAGGGCTCCTGGAACAAGGATCTACAGCTGGACTTGCCCCACCCTCATGTCACCTGGAGAAAAACTGGACCCAATTCCCGACAGCTTCATTCTGCAACCGCCAGTCTTCCACCCG GTGGTTCCTTATGTCACGACAATTTTTGGAGGCCTGCATGCAGGCAAGATGGTCATGCTGCAAGGAGTGGTCCCTCTAGATGCACACAG GTGGACTTCCAGTGTGGCTGCAGCCTGTGTCCCCGGCCAGATATCGCCTTCCACTTCAACCCTCGTTTTCATACCACCAAGCCCCACGTCATCTGCAACACTCTGCATGGTGGACGCTGGCAAAGGGAGGCCCGGTGGCCCCACCTGGCCCTGCAGAAAGGCTCCAGCTTCctcatcctctttctctttgggaATGAGGAAGTGAAG gTGAGTGTGAATGGACAGCACTTTCTCCACTTCCGCTACCGGCTCCCACTGTCTCATGTGGACACGCTGGGCATATTTGGTGACATTCTGGTAGAGGCTGTTGGATTCCTGAACATCAAT CCATTCGTGGAGGGCAGCAGAGAGTACCCAGCTGGACAC CCTTTCCTGCTGATGAGCCCCAGGCTG GAGGTGCCCTGCTCACATGCTCTTCCCCAGGGTCTCTGGCCCGGGCAGGTCATCATAGTGCGGGCACTGGTCTTGCAAGAGCCCAAGCA GTGCTGCTCCTGTGCCAGGAGGGAGGGCTGA
- the LGALS12 gene encoding galectin-12 isoform X12: protein MPVFLPRTRSSADSPPPQPPSELYLIPLRVGLVWSLEVTRCPPRAAPDSIKTLQGAGETNSWESCSRHLGPGTGESAQWGQGSWNKDLQLDLPHPHVTWRKTGPNSRQLHSATASLPPGGSLCHDNFWRPACRQDGHAARSGPSRCTQVDFQCGCSLCPRPDIAFHFNPRFHTTKPHVICNTLHGGRWQREARWPHLALQKGSSFLILFLFGNEEVKVSVNGQHFLHFRYRLPLSHVDTLGIFGDILVEAVGFLNINPFVEGSREYPAGHPFLLMSPRLFHSEPEGPGFPCSCDTQGFLHRQNSGLDIPLGAEEADLSPLPLLPPEIL from the exons ATGCCAGTCTTCCTCCCCCGGACACGGAGTTCTGCCGACAGCCCCCCACCACAACCCCCGTCAGAGCTCTACCTTATACCGCTGCGAGTGGGGCTGGTGTGGAGCCTGGAGGTCACCCGCTGCCCTCCCAGGGCTGCTCCGGACAGCATTAAGACCCTGCAGGGCGCAGGTGAGACTAACAGCTGGGAGAGCTGCTCCAGGCATTTAGGACCTGGGACAGGTGAGTCAGCCCAGTGGGGGCAGGGCTCCTGGAACAAGGATCTACAGCTGGACTTGCCCCACCCTCATGTCACCTGGAGAAAAACTGGACCCAATTCCCGACAGCTTCATTCTGCAACCGCCAGTCTTCCACCCG GTGGTTCCTTATGTCACGACAATTTTTGGAGGCCTGCATGCAGGCAAGATGGTCATGCTGCAAGGAGTGGTCCCTCTAGATGCACACAG GTGGACTTCCAGTGTGGCTGCAGCCTGTGTCCCCGGCCAGATATCGCCTTCCACTTCAACCCTCGTTTTCATACCACCAAGCCCCACGTCATCTGCAACACTCTGCATGGTGGACGCTGGCAAAGGGAGGCCCGGTGGCCCCACCTGGCCCTGCAGAAAGGCTCCAGCTTCctcatcctctttctctttgggaATGAGGAAGTGAAG gTGAGTGTGAATGGACAGCACTTTCTCCACTTCCGCTACCGGCTCCCACTGTCTCATGTGGACACGCTGGGCATATTTGGTGACATTCTGGTAGAGGCTGTTGGATTCCTGAACATCAAT CCATTCGTGGAGGGCAGCAGAGAGTACCCAGCTGGACAC CCTTTCCTGCTGATGAGCCCCAGGCTG TTTCACTCTGAGCCTGAGGGACCAGGCTTCCCGTGCTCCTGTGACACTCAGGGCTTCCTTCACAGACAGAACTCTGGCCTGGATATCCCCCTGGGGGCAGAAGAAGCTGATCTCAGCCCCCTTCCTCTTTTACCCCCAGAGATTCTTTGA
- the LGALS12 gene encoding galectin-12 isoform X21, whose protein sequence is MGFSSCSGGSLCHDNFWRPACRQDGHAARSGPSRCTQVDFQCGCSLCPRPDIAFHFNPRFHTTKPHVICNTLHGGRWQREARWPHLALQKGSSFLILFLFGNEEVKVSVNGQHFLHFRYRLPLSHVDTLGIFGDILVEAVGFLNINPFVEGSREYPAGHPFLLMSPRLEVPCSHALPQGLWPGQVIIVRALVLQEPKHFTLSLRDQASRAPVTLRASFTDRTLAWISPWGQKKLISAPFLFYPQRFFEVLLLCQEGGLKLALNGQGLGATSVNQQALEQLRELRISGSVRLYCVHS, encoded by the exons ATGGGTTTCTCTTCTTGTTCAGGTGGTTCCTTATGTCACGACAATTTTTGGAGGCCTGCATGCAGGCAAGATGGTCATGCTGCAAGGAGTGGTCCCTCTAGATGCACACAG GTGGACTTCCAGTGTGGCTGCAGCCTGTGTCCCCGGCCAGATATCGCCTTCCACTTCAACCCTCGTTTTCATACCACCAAGCCCCACGTCATCTGCAACACTCTGCATGGTGGACGCTGGCAAAGGGAGGCCCGGTGGCCCCACCTGGCCCTGCAGAAAGGCTCCAGCTTCctcatcctctttctctttgggaATGAGGAAGTGAAG gTGAGTGTGAATGGACAGCACTTTCTCCACTTCCGCTACCGGCTCCCACTGTCTCATGTGGACACGCTGGGCATATTTGGTGACATTCTGGTAGAGGCTGTTGGATTCCTGAACATCAAT CCATTCGTGGAGGGCAGCAGAGAGTACCCAGCTGGACAC CCTTTCCTGCTGATGAGCCCCAGGCTG GAGGTGCCCTGCTCACATGCTCTTCCCCAGGGTCTCTGGCCCGGGCAGGTCATCATAGTGCGGGCACTGGTCTTGCAAGAGCCCAAGCA TTTCACTCTGAGCCTGAGGGACCAGGCTTCCCGTGCTCCTGTGACACTCAGGGCTTCCTTCACAGACAGAACTCTGGCCTGGATATCCCCCTGGGGGCAGAAGAAGCTGATCTCAGCCCCCTTCCTCTTTTACCCCCAGAGATTCTTTGAG GTGCTGCTCCTGTGCCAGGAGGGAGGGCTGAAGCTGGCGCTCAATGGGCAGGGACTGGGGGCCACCAGCGTGAACCAGCAGGCCCTGGAGCAGCTGCGGGAGCTCCGGATCAGTGGAAGTGTCCGGCTCTACTGTGTCCACTCCTGA
- the LGALS12 gene encoding galectin-12 isoform X22 — protein sequence MPVFLPRTRSSADSPPPQPPSELYLIPLRVGLVWSLEVTRCPPRAAPDSIKTLQGAGETNSWESCSRHLGPGTGESAQWGQGSWNKDLQLDLPHPHVTWRKTGPNSRQLHSATASLPPGGSLCHDNFWRPACRQDGHAARSGPSRCTQVDFQCGCSLCPRPDIAFHFNPRFHTTKPHVICNTLHGGRWQREARWPHLALQKGSSFLILFLFGNEEVKVSVNGQHFLHFRYRLPLSHVDTLGIFGDILVEAVGFLNINPFVEGSREYPAGHPFLLMSPRLTELWPGYPPGGRRS from the exons ATGCCAGTCTTCCTCCCCCGGACACGGAGTTCTGCCGACAGCCCCCCACCACAACCCCCGTCAGAGCTCTACCTTATACCGCTGCGAGTGGGGCTGGTGTGGAGCCTGGAGGTCACCCGCTGCCCTCCCAGGGCTGCTCCGGACAGCATTAAGACCCTGCAGGGCGCAGGTGAGACTAACAGCTGGGAGAGCTGCTCCAGGCATTTAGGACCTGGGACAGGTGAGTCAGCCCAGTGGGGGCAGGGCTCCTGGAACAAGGATCTACAGCTGGACTTGCCCCACCCTCATGTCACCTGGAGAAAAACTGGACCCAATTCCCGACAGCTTCATTCTGCAACCGCCAGTCTTCCACCCG GTGGTTCCTTATGTCACGACAATTTTTGGAGGCCTGCATGCAGGCAAGATGGTCATGCTGCAAGGAGTGGTCCCTCTAGATGCACACAG GTGGACTTCCAGTGTGGCTGCAGCCTGTGTCCCCGGCCAGATATCGCCTTCCACTTCAACCCTCGTTTTCATACCACCAAGCCCCACGTCATCTGCAACACTCTGCATGGTGGACGCTGGCAAAGGGAGGCCCGGTGGCCCCACCTGGCCCTGCAGAAAGGCTCCAGCTTCctcatcctctttctctttgggaATGAGGAAGTGAAG gTGAGTGTGAATGGACAGCACTTTCTCCACTTCCGCTACCGGCTCCCACTGTCTCATGTGGACACGCTGGGCATATTTGGTGACATTCTGGTAGAGGCTGTTGGATTCCTGAACATCAAT CCATTCGTGGAGGGCAGCAGAGAGTACCCAGCTGGACAC CCTTTCCTGCTGATGAGCCCCAGGCTG ACAGAACTCTGGCCTGGATATCCCCCTGGGGGCAGAAGAAGCTGA
- the LGALS12 gene encoding galectin-12 isoform X6 — MPVFLPRTRSSADSPPPQPPSELYLIPLRVGLVWSLEVTRCPPRAAPDSIKTLQGAGETNSWESCSRHLGPGTGESAQWGQGSWNKDLQLDLPHPHVTWRKTGPNSRQLHSATASLPPGGSLCHDNFWRPACRQDGHAARSGPSRCTQVDFQCGCSLCPRPDIAFHFNPRFHTTKPHVICNTLHGGRWQREARWPHLALQKGSSFLILFLFGNEEVKVSVNGQHFLHFRYRLPLSHVDTLGIFGDILVEAVGFLNINPFVEGSREYPAGHPFLLMSPRLVSEPPSCSIRAGGAVWFHSEPEGPGFPCSCDTQGFLHRQNSGLDIPLGAEEADLSPLPLLPPEIL, encoded by the exons ATGCCAGTCTTCCTCCCCCGGACACGGAGTTCTGCCGACAGCCCCCCACCACAACCCCCGTCAGAGCTCTACCTTATACCGCTGCGAGTGGGGCTGGTGTGGAGCCTGGAGGTCACCCGCTGCCCTCCCAGGGCTGCTCCGGACAGCATTAAGACCCTGCAGGGCGCAGGTGAGACTAACAGCTGGGAGAGCTGCTCCAGGCATTTAGGACCTGGGACAGGTGAGTCAGCCCAGTGGGGGCAGGGCTCCTGGAACAAGGATCTACAGCTGGACTTGCCCCACCCTCATGTCACCTGGAGAAAAACTGGACCCAATTCCCGACAGCTTCATTCTGCAACCGCCAGTCTTCCACCCG GTGGTTCCTTATGTCACGACAATTTTTGGAGGCCTGCATGCAGGCAAGATGGTCATGCTGCAAGGAGTGGTCCCTCTAGATGCACACAG GTGGACTTCCAGTGTGGCTGCAGCCTGTGTCCCCGGCCAGATATCGCCTTCCACTTCAACCCTCGTTTTCATACCACCAAGCCCCACGTCATCTGCAACACTCTGCATGGTGGACGCTGGCAAAGGGAGGCCCGGTGGCCCCACCTGGCCCTGCAGAAAGGCTCCAGCTTCctcatcctctttctctttgggaATGAGGAAGTGAAG gTGAGTGTGAATGGACAGCACTTTCTCCACTTCCGCTACCGGCTCCCACTGTCTCATGTGGACACGCTGGGCATATTTGGTGACATTCTGGTAGAGGCTGTTGGATTCCTGAACATCAAT CCATTCGTGGAGGGCAGCAGAGAGTACCCAGCTGGACAC CCTTTCCTGCTGATGAGCCCCAGGCTGGTGAGTGAACCTCCCTCCTGCTCCATCAGGGCTGGGGGCGCAGTCTGG TTTCACTCTGAGCCTGAGGGACCAGGCTTCCCGTGCTCCTGTGACACTCAGGGCTTCCTTCACAGACAGAACTCTGGCCTGGATATCCCCCTGGGGGCAGAAGAAGCTGATCTCAGCCCCCTTCCTCTTTTACCCCCAGAGATTCTTTGA
- the LGALS12 gene encoding galectin-12 isoform X4, producing the protein MPVFLPRTRSSADSPPPQPPSELYLIPLRVGLVWSLEVTRCPPRAAPDSIKTLQGAGETNSWESCSRHLGPGTGESAQWGQGSWNKDLQLDLPHPHVTWRKTGPNSRQLHSATASLPPGGSLCHDNFWRPACRQDGHAARSGPSRCTQVDFQCGCSLCPRPDIAFHFNPRFHTTKPHVICNTLHGGRWQREARWPHLALQKGSSFLILFLFGNEEVKVSVNGQHFLHFRYRLPLSHVDTLGIFGDILVEAVGFLNINPFVEGSREYPAGHPFLLMSPRLVSEPPSCSIRAGGAVWEVPCSHALPQGLWPGQVIIVRALVLQEPKQQNSGLDIPLGAEEADLSPLPLLPPEIL; encoded by the exons ATGCCAGTCTTCCTCCCCCGGACACGGAGTTCTGCCGACAGCCCCCCACCACAACCCCCGTCAGAGCTCTACCTTATACCGCTGCGAGTGGGGCTGGTGTGGAGCCTGGAGGTCACCCGCTGCCCTCCCAGGGCTGCTCCGGACAGCATTAAGACCCTGCAGGGCGCAGGTGAGACTAACAGCTGGGAGAGCTGCTCCAGGCATTTAGGACCTGGGACAGGTGAGTCAGCCCAGTGGGGGCAGGGCTCCTGGAACAAGGATCTACAGCTGGACTTGCCCCACCCTCATGTCACCTGGAGAAAAACTGGACCCAATTCCCGACAGCTTCATTCTGCAACCGCCAGTCTTCCACCCG GTGGTTCCTTATGTCACGACAATTTTTGGAGGCCTGCATGCAGGCAAGATGGTCATGCTGCAAGGAGTGGTCCCTCTAGATGCACACAG GTGGACTTCCAGTGTGGCTGCAGCCTGTGTCCCCGGCCAGATATCGCCTTCCACTTCAACCCTCGTTTTCATACCACCAAGCCCCACGTCATCTGCAACACTCTGCATGGTGGACGCTGGCAAAGGGAGGCCCGGTGGCCCCACCTGGCCCTGCAGAAAGGCTCCAGCTTCctcatcctctttctctttgggaATGAGGAAGTGAAG gTGAGTGTGAATGGACAGCACTTTCTCCACTTCCGCTACCGGCTCCCACTGTCTCATGTGGACACGCTGGGCATATTTGGTGACATTCTGGTAGAGGCTGTTGGATTCCTGAACATCAAT CCATTCGTGGAGGGCAGCAGAGAGTACCCAGCTGGACAC CCTTTCCTGCTGATGAGCCCCAGGCTGGTGAGTGAACCTCCCTCCTGCTCCATCAGGGCTGGGGGCGCAGTCTGG GAGGTGCCCTGCTCACATGCTCTTCCCCAGGGTCTCTGGCCCGGGCAGGTCATCATAGTGCGGGCACTGGTCTTGCAAGAGCCCAAGCA ACAGAACTCTGGCCTGGATATCCCCCTGGGGGCAGAAGAAGCTGATCTCAGCCCCCTTCCTCTTTTACCCCCAGAGATTCTTTGA
- the LGALS12 gene encoding galectin-12 isoform X15, producing the protein MPVFLPRTRSSADSPPPQPPSELYLIPLRVGLVWSLEVTRCPPRAAPDSIKTLQGAGETNSWESCSRHLGPGTGESAQWGQGSWNKDLQLDLPHPHVTWRKTGPNSRQLHSATASLPPGGSLCHDNFWRPACRQDGHAARSGPSRCTQVDFQCGCSLCPRPDIAFHFNPRFHTTKPHVICNTLHGGRWQREARWPHLALQKGSSFLILFLFGNEEVKVSVNGQHFLHFRYRLPLSHVDTLGIFGDILVEAVGFLNINPFVEGSREYPAGHPFLLMSPRLEVPCSHALPQGLWPGQVIIVRALVLQEPKQQSLALVPQAGVK; encoded by the exons ATGCCAGTCTTCCTCCCCCGGACACGGAGTTCTGCCGACAGCCCCCCACCACAACCCCCGTCAGAGCTCTACCTTATACCGCTGCGAGTGGGGCTGGTGTGGAGCCTGGAGGTCACCCGCTGCCCTCCCAGGGCTGCTCCGGACAGCATTAAGACCCTGCAGGGCGCAGGTGAGACTAACAGCTGGGAGAGCTGCTCCAGGCATTTAGGACCTGGGACAGGTGAGTCAGCCCAGTGGGGGCAGGGCTCCTGGAACAAGGATCTACAGCTGGACTTGCCCCACCCTCATGTCACCTGGAGAAAAACTGGACCCAATTCCCGACAGCTTCATTCTGCAACCGCCAGTCTTCCACCCG GTGGTTCCTTATGTCACGACAATTTTTGGAGGCCTGCATGCAGGCAAGATGGTCATGCTGCAAGGAGTGGTCCCTCTAGATGCACACAG GTGGACTTCCAGTGTGGCTGCAGCCTGTGTCCCCGGCCAGATATCGCCTTCCACTTCAACCCTCGTTTTCATACCACCAAGCCCCACGTCATCTGCAACACTCTGCATGGTGGACGCTGGCAAAGGGAGGCCCGGTGGCCCCACCTGGCCCTGCAGAAAGGCTCCAGCTTCctcatcctctttctctttgggaATGAGGAAGTGAAG gTGAGTGTGAATGGACAGCACTTTCTCCACTTCCGCTACCGGCTCCCACTGTCTCATGTGGACACGCTGGGCATATTTGGTGACATTCTGGTAGAGGCTGTTGGATTCCTGAACATCAAT CCATTCGTGGAGGGCAGCAGAGAGTACCCAGCTGGACAC CCTTTCCTGCTGATGAGCCCCAGGCTG GAGGTGCCCTGCTCACATGCTCTTCCCCAGGGTCTCTGGCCCGGGCAGGTCATCATAGTGCGGGCACTGGTCTTGCAAGAGCCCAAGCA acaaagtctcgctcttgtcccccaggctggagtgaaatga